One window of Quercus robur chromosome 12, dhQueRobu3.1, whole genome shotgun sequence genomic DNA carries:
- the LOC126708229 gene encoding uncharacterized protein LOC126708229 — MALRRFLIKSTTTTTPTPTRFPPPPPPPPSAPTTTTTPTRSPPLKPPPAPFTRPLLLLTTHLIPSTPPAPFTPPHLLTSRAFSSPGENSPAKVLVHQFIEKMKNHVSDLPFPPAVKAALHTILKGMLFAAGERAFELLVRVFLWLKEKLLTWWKGKKKAAEDEE; from the coding sequence ATGGCTCTCCGTCGTTTTTTGATCAAGTCTACCACTACCACTACCCCAACCCCAACCCGCtttcctccaccaccaccaccaccaccctctGCTcctaccaccaccacaaccccAACCCGTTCTCCTCCTCTCAAGCCTCCACCCGCTCCATTTACTCgtcccctcctcctcctcactACCCATCTCATCCCTTCTACTCCACCCGCTCCATTTACTCCTCCCCATCTCCTCACTTCCCGGGCTTTCTCAAGCCCTGGGGAAAACTCACCCGCCAAGGTGCTTGTCCATCAGTTCATCGAAAAGATGAAAAACCATGTATCCGATTTGCCTTTTCCACCAGCGGTCAAGGCGGCCCTTCACACCATTTTGAAGGGCATGCTCTTTGCCGCTGGTGAAAGAGCATTCGAGCTGCTCGTGAGGGTCTTCCTCTGGCTCAAGGAGAAGCTCTTGACGTGGTGGAAGGGCAAGAAGAAGGCGGCGGAGGATGAAGAGTGA